The Hymenobacter oligotrophus genome segment GCGTGCGCACGTCCTCAATGCGGTCGTACTGGTGCTTGGCGGTGATTTGCTCGGCCAGGTCGCGGCCTGCGGTTTGCTCGATGATGTACGCTACGGCGCAGGGGCGGCCGGTGCGGTCGATAAAGCAGGGGCGGCGCTCGTGCGGGAAATCGTAGTTGGCGGGGTATTGTCCTGCCATCCAGTAATTGCGCAGCAGCTTGAGGGCGTGGTAGCGGTTGCGGCGTTGGCGGTTGGTAAGGGCACGGGTGCCTTTGCGTTGCAAAAGGGCCTCTACGTACTGAAAATGGGCGGTTACGCGCAGGTGTTCGTCGGTGGTGGAGGTAGGCTCGGTGCCAAACTTACGGACGTAGCTAACGTCGCCAAGAACCGCATTAACGGCCTCGGCTGAGGACGGTTTGCGCTGGCAGCATACACACAGCAATGCGCCCAGCAACAGGTGGGTGAAGATAAGCGGCAGTTTCACGGTGGAGAGAAGTAATTGTATTCAATAAGCTGTATTTAAAGATGATTGTATTGCCTTGGCAGCGGCAAGTTATATACATGATCCTACAAAACATAAAATAGTTGCAACAAAATAAAAATGTTATTGGTAGCCGGCGGCCTGCAGCCTGAACAGCTCGGCGTAGCGCCCGCCGCGGGCCAACAGCTCTTGGTGCGAGCCAATTTCGACGAACTGCCCGTGTTCGATTACCAGAATGCGGTCGGCCATGCGCACGGTGCTGAAACGGTGCGAGATAAGCACGGCCGTTTTGCCTTTGGTTAGCTCGGCAAAGCGCAAAAACACCTCGTGCTCGGCGCGGGCATCGAGGGCGGCGGTGGGCTCGTCGAGGATGAGCAACTGCGCATCGCGCATGTACGCCCGGCCCAGGGCAATCTTCTGCCACTCGCCGCCGCTCAGGTCGACACCGCCGGCAAAGCGCCGCCCAATCATCTGCTCGTAGCCACCGGGCAGCTTGCCAATAACCGTGTCGGCGAGGCTGCGGCTGGCCGCGTCCGCGATGCGCGTTTGGTTTTGCCGCTCATCAATGCGGCCCACGGCAATGTTTTGGCCCGCAGGCAGCTGAAAGCGTACGAAGTCTTGGAAAATGACGCCGATTTCCTGCCGCAGCTCGGCTGGGTCGTAGGCGCGTAAATCGTGGCCGTCGAGCAAAATGCGGCCTTCGGTGGGGTCGTAGAGGCGGGCCAACAGCTTTACGAGGGTGGTTTTGCCGGCGCCGTTTTCGCCCACCAGCGCCAGCTTCTCGCCTGCGCGCAGCTCAAAGTTGAGGTGGCGCAAGGCCCACTTTTCGGCGTTGCGGTACTTAAAACCCACTTCCTCGAACCGGAAACCCTCGCGAATGGGCCGCGGAAACGGCAGGTAGGGCTGGCTGGCATCGCGCACAATGCGCGGCTTCATCTGGAAGAAATCAAAGAAATCCTGCAGGTACAGGGCGCCTTCGGCCAGCGAGCTGAAACGGCTGAGCACGCCTTCGAGCAAGCCCCGCAGGCGGGCAAACGAGCCGGCCAAAAACGTAAGCTGGCCAACCGTCATGCGCCCGTTCACGGCTTGCACAATCAGGTACAAATAGGCGGCGTAGTAGCCCATGGTACCGATGGCGGCAAACACGGTGCCCCAGCTGGCGCGGCGTACGGCCAGCGTGCGGTTTTTCAGAAAAAACTCGGTGGACAGCGTCCGGAACCGCTCGATGAGAAAGCCCGACAGTCCGAAGATTTTCACCTCCTTGGCCGTGTCGTCGGAGGCGCCGGTTTGGCGCAGGTAGTCCAGCTCGCGGCGCTCGGGTGTCCAGCTATGCACCAAGGAGTAGCTGCGCTCGTTAAAGTGCGATTCGCCCAGAAAAGCCGGCACCACCGCCACGCCCAGCAACAGCAGCAGCCACGGGTTGTAAGCCACCAGGCCCGCGGCCAAAAAGCCCATGCTCAAAATATCCTGCGCCTGCCCCAGGAGCTGCGACATAAGCATGGTGCGCGACAGGGTTTGCCGCCGGGCGCGCTCGAGTTTGTCGTAAAAAGCAGCGTCCTCAAACTGGTCGAGGTCGAGTTCGGCGGCGTGCTCCATCAGCTTTACCGAGGAGTAGTTGGCCAGCAAGTCGCCCAGCAACGAATCGAGCAAAGCCACGGCCCGCCCCAGGGCATCGGAGAGCACCGCCAAGCCAAACTCCAGGGCCACCAGCGTGAGCACCGGCGTAAGCGGCACGGGGCCGCCGGCACTGCCTTGGTTTAGGCGCACCACCTCGTCGATAATCAGCCGACCGATGTAGAGCATGGCCAGCGGCAGGCCAGCGCGCACCAGCCGCAGCAACGCGTTGAGCACAAACAACCTAGGGCTGGTTTGCCACACCAGGCGCATAAACGCGGGAATGTTGCGCAAGGCCGCCGCCCGCTCGCGCAGCGTAAGGGCAGGTTTGCCGTCGGGCCTAGGTCGTTTGGCCGATA includes the following:
- a CDS encoding ABC transporter ATP-binding protein; this translates as MSFWTNLFSRISAKRPRPDGKPALTLRERAAALRNIPAFMRLVWQTSPRLFVLNALLRLVRAGLPLAMLYIGRLIIDEVVRLNQGSAGGPVPLTPVLTLVALEFGLAVLSDALGRAVALLDSLLGDLLANYSSVKLMEHAAELDLDQFEDAAFYDKLERARRQTLSRTMLMSQLLGQAQDILSMGFLAAGLVAYNPWLLLLLGVAVVPAFLGESHFNERSYSLVHSWTPERRELDYLRQTGASDDTAKEVKIFGLSGFLIERFRTLSTEFFLKNRTLAVRRASWGTVFAAIGTMGYYAAYLYLIVQAVNGRMTVGQLTFLAGSFARLRGLLEGVLSRFSSLAEGALYLQDFFDFFQMKPRIVRDASQPYLPFPRPIREGFRFEEVGFKYRNAEKWALRHLNFELRAGEKLALVGENGAGKTTLVKLLARLYDPTEGRILLDGHDLRAYDPAELRQEIGVIFQDFVRFQLPAGQNIAVGRIDERQNQTRIADAASRSLADTVIGKLPGGYEQMIGRRFAGGVDLSGGEWQKIALGRAYMRDAQLLILDEPTAALDARAEHEVFLRFAELTKGKTAVLISHRFSTVRMADRILVIEHGQFVEIGSHQELLARGGRYAELFRLQAAGYQ